The Amycolatopsis mongoliensis genome includes a window with the following:
- a CDS encoding nuclear transport factor 2 family protein — MARPVCQRISARWQMSRRAAAATFDAVETFEELLTRWRDAEARGDAPAWEPLLAADFRGDGPDGRVLDRDAWPGRAPAGAFRWTDLRVTSSVGVATGHRDGAGCTVVAARRGGRWQIVNVQRGS; from the coding sequence ATGGCCCGGCCAGTCTGCCAGCGGATCTCGGCCAGGTGGCAGATGTCCCGGCGCGCCGCGGCTGCGACCTTCGACGCTGTGGAGACGTTCGAAGAGCTGCTGACGCGCTGGCGGGACGCCGAGGCGCGCGGCGACGCGCCCGCGTGGGAGCCGCTGCTGGCCGCCGACTTCCGCGGCGACGGCCCGGACGGCCGCGTCCTCGACCGGGACGCCTGGCCCGGCCGGGCCCCCGCGGGCGCGTTCCGGTGGACGGACCTGCGGGTGACGTCGTCGGTCGGCGTCGCGACCGGTCACCGCGACGGCGCCGGCTGCACGGTGGTGGCGGCGCGGCGCGGCGGGCGCTGGCAGATCGTCAACGTCCAGCGCGGCTCATGA